Part of the Choloepus didactylus isolate mChoDid1 chromosome 10, mChoDid1.pri, whole genome shotgun sequence genome is shown below.
TCCTGTAACTTTTATGtacatttgtatatatgtaaccTATGCATCTATGACATGATTATTCACTAGGGTGGCAAGTACTTTTGTGTACCTAATTTTGGGAAATATTCAAATAGCAAGCTACCAGAAGGTTCTAAATGACAAAATTAGTGATTAAATTAGGAATTCTATTTGGTCAAACTTTAGATGTGGCTAGACAATAATGAGAAAGGGAGGAGGAATTAAGAATCTTAATATTATCTTGTCTGTACTGACATTTCTGAAAGGAAAATGacagagtttttttgttttgttttgtttagttttttaagttttattcacacaccatgcaatccatccaaagtgtacaatcggtggCTTTCGGTATAATCAGAGTTGGTagtaatcaccacaatcaatttgaaaacattctcattgctccaaaaagaaaaattgcatatACCTCAAGCCCCCAAGatgaattgatgaaagaatattcaatattactattaactatagtctatagtttgcaatagttgtATTCTCCCTGTATaacaccctgttattaacaccttgtaatagtgacatacattttttctggcttatgtaaaaacattcttgtctttgtacaattaaccacagtcatggTCCACAGCAGGATTCActatattatacagtcccatgttttatcctctggctTTTCTTCTAGTGGAATtcacaaccctaaacttcccctttcaaccataatcacacccataatttagcactgttaattacacttacagtaatgtgctaccatcacctctatccatttccaaacatttacaatcaacattATTACATATTCtctacaaattaagcatcagctccccattctctatcctcagtctatctcctggtaacttatactttAGATTTTAACTCCTAGAGTTTCCTcgttaaaattagttcatattagaccatacaatatttatccttttgtgtctggtttatttcactcaacataatgtcctcaaggttcatccatgttgtcacatttatcaggacttcactccttgttacagttgaataataatccacggtatatatataccacaaaagtgaactttgaaaatgGACAGCATATGATTAGTGCTGTATCAGTGTTAAGGGACTTGAATTTGATATTTCATGATGGAAAGCAAAGCTTTGATGGTAGCTGCAGTCTGCTGCTGTGCAACCAGGACTGACTTTGGAATTCTGTGGAATCAATctatttaattttagaaagtaCTTTTGAAATTGAATGCCATCCAAGTCAAAACTTTAGGACTTTTATACCTTTAGACCTCTTTTAGACTTTTAGACCTTTATAGCAGTTTCGGCCTCTGATCCAGGAGCCAATCAAGGATCATGCTTTGGCACTGAGCAGTCATGTCTATTTAATCTCCTTTACTCTGGAAAAATTCTTCAGTAAGTTGTATtcaaggaatttatttatttcatctaaattgtcgaATTAGTTTGGATAAAGTTGTACACTTTGTACAcgtttgtttcagtttgctaaggctgctgttatgtgaaacaccagaaatggatcagcttttataaaggggttttatttggttatagagttacagtcctaaggctacgaagtgtccaaactaaggcatcaacaatagggtaccttcactgaagaacagctaaTGGTTTATGGAACagatctgtcagctgggaaggcatatggctggtgtcttcttcctttgcttccaggttgtgtttcaaaatggcattctccaaaatgttgctcttggggtgttttgtcctctgttaACTTCTccggaacaaactctgggctaacatctccaaagtgtcagcaaaaatctttcaatggttgtctccaaaatgtctctctcagctgcagcactgagctccttctgtatgagttcttatagggccccagtgatttaattaagacccacactgaatgggcagggtaacacctccatggaaataatctaatcaaaggtattactcacagttggatgagtcacatctccatggaaacaatcaagaggtcataccctaatcagaaagattaataaatctgcctccacaagattgtattGAAGAAgttggcttttgggggaacatactatatccaaaccagcaacattattcccttttttccttttgatatcAGGTCTGTAGTGATTAGTTCTCTCTCATTTTGGCTCCTGGTTgtgttctttctcattttatttgataTGTTTAGATAGGACATTATTAATTTTGTTGGTCTTtttcaagaaccaacttttgtctttttaaattttttctactGTTCATTTCCTGTTTTATTGATAACcacttttattatttacttttttctatttacttagggtttactttgctcttgtttttctagctCCTTAAGGTAGAGCCTTATGTTATTGGTTTAGACCTttgttcttttctaatataagcctTTGTGGTCAATTGAgttatgtattccagaaaaaacatgttcttaatccctTTCCTGTGTGTGAGAATCCATTTATttataggaccttttgaagatgttatttttagttaagctgtggcaaactgaatcagaatgggctttaatttgtatttctgaggccttttaaagagaatccagaagtcacagaagccagaaaggagaggacgtcATGTGATGAGAAGCAGagataaaagccaaggaactccaaggattgccagtagccAGCACTGGCATGTATAGAGACTCCAGGAGAAGGCAAGTCTTGccagtatcttgattttggactctagccttaaaactgtaagcctgtaattcctgttaagccaaaaccagtttgtggtatttgtgatagcaggtCAGGGAAACTATGACAGCTATcagtatttatataaaattctcttTTTAGCTTTAGCTTCATGTGTTGTACTTTCATTTTAtccaatttaaattattttctaatttcccaagTGATTTCTTTGCCCTGTGgattatttacaaatgtgtttaatttttaaatatttggacgTTTTCTAGATGTCTTGTTTTTAATGACTCCTAATCTTGTTGTGGTCAGGGTTTatattatttcatctttttatatttattgagtttttttttttttttaatagcacagTTTGTGGCCTATCTTGTTGAGCATAccatgtgcatttgaaaagaatgtattcTGCATTCTACAGTTGTTGGGTTTAGTGTTCTACAAATAGTAATTAGGCCAAGGTTGGTGAGAGtgtttaaaactatatttttgcTGATTTTTGTCAAGTTGTTCTATCAGATGCTGAGAGAAGGATGTTAAAATCTCCAACATGATTGTGGAattgtcagtttctccctttaattctgtaaatttttgatttatatatttttaaatcattttgagGATTCATGATTTTTTAAGAGCTTGTCATCTGTCTGAAATGTCTAATCTTTGATAATATTCTTAGGCTTCaaatctactttatctgatattaatataaccactTTGAGTTTCTTATGCTTAACTGTTTGtgttatatctttttctatccatttactttcaatctaTCAATGTGAAGTACATCAATAAATGTTTTCACCAGAATCCTGACTCTTTTGTTTAAAGATTTACTCCAAAAGTATACTCTGTGGTTTCGGTTTTCATTCCGCACATATAAATGTATAAGATTCATTTATACTTATTCATCTGAGACTGGGTTCTAACAATCAACGTTACGTTTGTGAGACTCGTTCAGGTTATTCCATGTAGctgtgtttcatttatttttattgcttagtagtattccattgtatgaatacgccagaattaattcattaattttattgttaatggatattgggttgttttcagttttttaataccttctataatgctgctatgaacatccttGTACATATTTCGTGTTGCACATGTACACATTTCTGTCAGGCATAtctctagaagtggaattgctgggtcaaaagttatattattgaatttatggcaacttattttattttttgaatgccAAAGTGTTTTCAAAGTGATTGTACTCATTTACTTTCCCCTCATAGAGACAACTTTCCAACTGActcttatttttagaattttaaatttttgccaatttGTCAGGTATGAAATACGGcctcttattttaatttgcatttctctaatgtctGAGCCTTTTTTTATATGATTATAATTGTGTTTTCTATAAAGTGCCTTTCTCTTTTTCatattaactgatttttattCGTATAAATTGATTTGTAGgaattttttatgtattctggataccgTTACTTAAATCAGTTTTATCCGTAGCGTAAGTCTATTGCGAGTTAGCAGCctgtattttcaaattctttatggcGTGCTAAGCTGATCTAAACTCCTTAATATTAAGGAAATTGAAGTACTAATCATTTCCTTTAAGTTTGTGCTTTTTAATGCTCTGTTCGTACCTCAAGTAAAAACGATCcaatactcttttaaaaaaaaaaaaaatttttattagagaagtttatTAGAGTTATGGGTtcacagaataatcatgcataaaatacaagattcccatataccacctgtcaTGCTTAGGTTCTTGTGtcagtttggccaggtgatggtgcccaagtgtctggttaagcaagcactggccgaAGCATTACTGCaatgacatttgtggctggttaataaaccagaaggctgattcattaaattatcagtcagttgTTTGCAAccgtggctgattacatcaacgatgggtatgtcttctgcaatgagagaattcattcagctggatttaatacaatcagtttaagacttttaagggtgaagagagagaactttcacttcttcagccagccagcttctcctgggaagttcattgaagaacttcattggagttgccagcttgctgcctgccctacggaatttggactcatgcatccccatggttgtgtgagacgcttttataaaatctcatacttacagatatctcctgttggctctgtttccctagagaaccctaatagagcttggtactgggagtggttcttgagaaacaaaatcttaatatgggcttttacaattggttgtctatctgattagattcaaaggcactaaggactccatttccaataatcaagatagcATTGACAgttcatggcatgagttggcaatggagatacacaaaatttcgccattttattctcttaatcatactcttgtatgaggcaaggcttTGGGTGGCactgtttttgacaccttaacagttTTGTGGTGTTAAGAGGtacaatgatgttggctggttgttcttggatacgctggataaagttgtaagagaaatgaatgagctgaaggcttcaaatttgaaacttaaatgccgtATTACAGATGTAagggtttctatgtgtgccctgaaagaaaatcttatttcctgtggccacagacttgagatctctgaaaatcACAcctagagtctcattgtgtgagaagcagatttacaacataaactaaatcTGAACCTTGcagagtgtctgctgttaaagtaaaggcattgattggaaaagaatgggatcctgaaagtTGGGAATGGGACATATGGGATAATATTGGCAATGGGGTCATTGGAATCCTGGATTCTGCTGTCTTTGCTAGATATATCTGTAATGGTCTGCCTTGAGgaagcagccccccacccccaccccatccagcctgccttgagaaaatatgtgtgggaatggatattaattgtggggataatggtggaaggaatataaagttggattgGGTTGAACTTATTGATACGGGCCCACTGAGCAGAGAtcctgcattcagtgttgtagctcaaggcattagaaagggtgttaatagTTTGGGTGATTGgctaaaacatggatcaaaaggtggctggcattaccggaggttgaaatgccagaactgccctgatataatgtagaggagggatccaaaggcttagagagatgggAATATTAGAACAGATTTATtgtggaagacctgctcacacatcccAAGAATATCCAGAgggcacaccttttaccaggactgtgaggaataaatttgtgagattagCTCCATCATCTTtaaagagctctgtagttgcccttctctgtaggtcagatattactgggaattgctgtcactgagctagaatccttaaacacaatggggataatcagatcccgaattgacagaagccacatggcagtagttaatcatcaaagacaaggtgggtgtggctacaataatggaaaacaggctgaaggcagcagtcaaaataatctgacttgcagagacttatggcattggctagtagatcatggagtacctagcaataaaatagttgggcagtctactaaattcttgtttgagctgtataagcagaattctaggtcaagtgaacaaaagtctaccttgaattacaaaaacagagtcatggccccgTAATCAATTTCCAGATTTGAGACTGTTTAcggacccagagccccttgaatgaggggaaggctgggtacccttggggaaggaccttgTTACATTGCCAGAAATTTATCCTGTTAAtcctcctcccagccttccccaaggggactcATGGCCTTTTACCAGAACTGTGCATTTGGAAAAAGGAAatagatatttgggggattaatAGACACTGGtttagaagtgacattaattctaggAGAAACAGAACATCACTCTGGTCCTCCTGTCAGAGTAGGGCCTTATGgatgatcaatggagttttagctctggtctgtctcacagtgggtccagtgagtCCTTGGACcgattctgtggttatttctgcagttccagaatgcataattggaatagacacactCAGCATTTggcacattggttccctgacttgtggagagAGGATAATTATGGTaggaaagaccaagtggaagccactagaactgtctctgcctagcaaaatagtaaatcagaagcaataccagatttctGGAGGGATTTCAGGGATTGAGACTACTCTTAatgacttgaaggatgcaggggtggtgatttccACGATATCCCCTTTCAACTCTTCTAtctggcctgtgcagaaaacagttgGGTCTTTGAAGATGACAGTGGATCATTGTAAGGTTAACCAAGTGGTGACTTCAATTGCAGCTGATGTtctagatgtggtatcattgctattgatctggcaaatacTTTACTCCCATCTATTGATCTGGTAAATTCTTTTGTCTCAATAGCTGTTATTAAGGACCACCAGaagcagtttgcattcagctggcaaggccagcagtatgcCTTCACTGtcttacctcaggggtatatcaactccagccctatgtcataatattgtccacaggaaacttgatcatttctccttcccacaagacataacactggtccattatattgatgatatgttgattggacctagtgagcaaaaggtagcaactactctagacttattggtaaggcatttgcatgtcagaggatgggagataaatccaataaaaatacaggggcttccagctcagtaaaatttctaggtgtccagtggtgtggggcatgtagAGAactcccttctaaggtgaaggataaggtttgcatctggcccctcctatgaggCACAGAGGAGGAGGCAagaatggtggcatagagaggagtggaatttagttagtcccctggaataaCTAGTGAACAATcaagaaaaactagtaaataatttgctGGGGGATGaccatgactgtctacacatcatacaccacctggattgggaggaatgcctgagatcacagcataaaatctgtaagtaaaaactgtgcaACTGTGCTGgtagccccctccccccatggcaggctttgctgcaaaacctcgctgtgatacaaagcagcattcctggagcaagtgactatagctcagtccagctccagccggggatttaattaacaaacgtgtactcctgaatacaagctacaaatgcccaacaagcagacagaggcgtttagtgatgactgaccttaaagaaccaggactcatctgtcccaggagggggagcctagaagaccaggtgttacctctggccaacaagTGAAACCAGGGGAccgtgtactggctctaaaagagggctttctatccctttttctctcaacctgaggggctcagaggagagagccacagccattttcagttcacagcactctgagcCAGACAGGGTTGgggataacagagtcagagaaactattcaaattcAGATGttaactccctaggggatgtatcttccctaagagtaagcaggtggggcccagctttcccttcaaaagcagaccccagagcctggaggaaaacagccaaaacagaaactttgaaggggccacatcttacaccagtcaggagcaacaggctgataggtgccacctgctgggcaggtcaggaaaagcacagcatctggAGACCTTacagaaaagtctgtcattcttctaagagaAACCCTGactataaccccattctgagacctgaactttttctggtctgggaacagctgactggggtaaccaaggaaaccaggtgcctagacaacaggaaactacaatctctactaggaaaaatgaagatatggcccagtcaaaagaacaaacttataccCCAATCAAGATATAGTTGAGATATTGCTTCACTTGAATGAAACACTCTATTAAAgagtttcaaagaaatatgcttaatcaaatcaaaaacaaaatcaacgagtacagggaagatataacaaaagagatgaaggctataaagaaaacagtgggcgaacataaggtagaaaccgaaagtttgaaaaaacaactggcagaatctatggaaatgaagggcacaacacaagagatgaaaaacacaatggagacatacaatagaagatctcaagaggcagaagaaaacactcaggaactggagaacaagacgtctgaaatcctacacacaaaagaacagatagggaaaagaatggaaaaatataagcaacatctcaggggattgaatgacaacatgaagctcataaatgtatatgtcatggatgtcccagaaggagaagagaagggaaaaggggcagaaacaatagaggaaataatcaaagaaaatttcccatctcttatgaaagatataaaattacagatccaagaagtgcagcataccccaaacagaatagatataaatagacctatgccaatacacttaataatcagattatcaaatgtcaaagacaatgagtatcctgaaggcagcaagagaaaagtgatccatcacatacaaagggggcttgataagactatgtgcggatttctcagcagaaactatggaggcaagaaggaagaggtgtgatatatttaagatgctgaaagagaaaaactgccaaccaagaaccctatattcAGCataattgtccttcaaatatgagggagagtttaaaatattctctgacaaacagagagttcatgaacacgatacctgcactacaggaaataccaaagggagcactagagacagacaggaaaaggcaggagtgagaggtttggagcacagttttgggtgatagtagcacagcaatgtaagtacactgaacaaagatgactgtaagtatggttgaaagaggaaggttaggagcatgtgagacatcagaatgaaagaagaatataaagactgggactgtataactcagtgaaacctagagtgctcaacaattgtgatgaagtttacaaatatgtttttacatgagggagagcaaatgaatgtcagccttgcaaggtattaaaaatagggtgctattggggaaaaatataattgcaAACTAGAGAtgataattaacagaaacattgtattaagcttcctttaatgtaacaaaggcaatataccaaagctaagtgcccttaagagggggacataagtgAGGGGTATgagacttttggcattggtgatattgtctaattcttttattccactttaggttaactctatctacttttgttgctttttagctgtcatgtttttcttttacttttgtctctctaccttttttgagtcttcctccttttttgttgaaaaaatggatatgtccttatgtagatagtgatgatggtgttGAATACAAagatatatgactatacagggaaccttcaattgtttacttaggatgggaagtatggtgggtgaacaaaaccatctttaaaaaaaaaaaacagattgatgaagaaaccttgagggcactacattgagtgaaataaatcagacacttaaggacaaatattgcatggtctcactgatatgaacaaattataatatgtgaactcattgtgccagtttggatgtattatgttctccaAAGCACCGTTATCTTTCATttaatcttgcgtgggcagatgtatcagtgttaattagattgtaattctttgagtgtttccatggagttgcaCCCCACctaactatgggtgatgactctgattggataatttccatggaggtgttacaccacccattcagggtgggtctaaattaaatcactggagccatataaatgagctgacaaacagaaggaactcagtgcagctgagagtgacattctgaagaggagctacagccaagagggacactgaaaaatgcacagaagctgagagaggaactgcagatgagagacagtttgaagacagctgttgaaagcagacttttactccaggGAATCtaagagagcaactgagagtgacatttttgaggaactgcagcctagagaggaatgtcctgtgagaaagccattttgaagccagaactttggagcagttgccagccatgtccttcccagctaacagaggttttccagacaccattggccatcctccagtgaaggtacccaattgctgatgtgttaccttggacactttatggccttaagactgtaactatataaccaaataaacccccttttataaaagccaatccatgtctcatgttttgcattccagcagcattagcaaaccagaacactcatgTACATGAAATAAGTCactaggatatagaacaaggttaaagaatggggagtgttggcttattatgagcagaatgttcaactaggttgaacttgtgtttggaaatagacagatgtgatggtagcacgttattgtgagaataactaacagtgctgaatggtatgtgaatgtggtggaaaggggaagctttgagtcatgtatgttaccagaaggaaagttggaggtcaaaagatggggaTGTGTAAAACATTGAAACTTGTGGTGGTTAATCTCCATGATTAACTctacagatattagaaatctctttcatgaactagaacaaatatatggcactataactagaagctaataatagagaagTATATacggaaaaaatatacctattgcaaactatgtactacagttagtaatattttaacattctttcatcaatagcaaCAAATTtgttataccaatactatgagtcaaaaaCAGAGGgaggtggttaagggtatgggaggatttgagttttctttttttgtctttgtttcttttctggagtaatgaaaatgttctaaaaattgaaaaaaaataattgtgatggatgcacagctttatggttgtactgtgggcaattgactgtgcactttggctctttagataattgtatggtatgtgaacaactcaatgaaattaaattttaaaaaaagaggcacaatgccttgttggcctccttggattttcgagacaacatattcctcatttgggtgtgctactctggcccatttactgagtgaccaggaaagcttctagttttgagtggggactggaacaagatgaggctctgtgacaggttcAGTCTGATGTGCAAGTTGTGCTGCCACTTGGACCATTTGATCCAGCTAATCCAGTGgtactggaagtgtcagtggcagatACAGATattgtttggagcctttggcaggctcctgaGAATTataatgcaggcccttaggattttgaagtaaagccataccatcctctgcagataactactctccttttaaGAAAGAGCTTGTGCTTCCTTCCACTTCCGACCGCGGCCGCCGAGCCGTGCATGTGCGGCAATAACATGTCAGCCCCGCTGCCCGCCATCGTGCCCGCCGCCCGCAAGGCCACCGCGGCGGTTATTTTTCTTCACAGATTGGGAGACACAGGGCATGGATGGGCAGAAGCCTTTGCAGGTATCAGAAGTTCACATATCAAATACATCTGCCCGCATGCGCCAGTTATGCCTGtaacattaaatatgaatatgaCTATGCCTTCTTGGTTTGATATTATTGGGCTTTCACCTGGTTCACAGGAAGATGAACCTGGAATCAAGCAGGCGGCAGAAAATGTCAAATCTTTGATAGACCAAGAAGTGAAGAATGGAATTCCTTCTAACAGGATTATTTTGGGAGGATTTTCCCAGGGAGGAGCTTTATCTTTATATACTGCTCTTACCACGCAGCAGAAACTGGCAGGTGTCATTGCACTCAGTTGCTGGCTTCCACTTCGGGATTCATTTCCACAGGGTCCTATCACTGGCACTAATAAAGACATATCTATCCTCCAGTGTCATGGAGATTGTGACCCCTTAGTCCCCCTAATGTTTGGTTCCGTTACTACTGAAAAGCTAAAAACATTGGTAAATCCAGCCAATGTAGCCTTCAAAACCTATGGGGGCTTGATGCACAGTTCATGTCACCAGGAAATGATGGATATCAAGCAATTCATTGATAAAGTCCTACCGTCAGTTGATTGACATCACTAAGAGGCCTTGGGTAGAAGTACACCAGCATCACTGTAGTAGAgtagaaacttttaaaatgtgcCCAATCCTGAAACCTCTTGTTTGCAGTGTTAGAATGTTTTGCAAATACGTACCAATGACACAAACTAAATGTCTCCTCATGGGAAATGTATgttcttttaagtttcttttcatGTATCTGTATATTGTGATCCCAGAGTAATACTAGTATTAAAATAGGTGAAGCAGCTGGCTTCTTTTTCCCAAatgtaattcagaaaaataataaaatactgcaaCCAGAATATTCATTACATCATTTGGAAGTTATTAGTATGCTTAGAGAAAATTTGTTCAGGTTTAAATGA
Proteins encoded:
- the LOC119504798 gene encoding acyl-protein thioesterase 1-like; translation: MCGNNMSAPLPAIVPAARKATAAVIFLHRLGDTGHGWAEAFAGIRSSHIKYICPHAPVMPVTLNMNMTMPSWFDIIGLSPGSQEDEPGIKQAAENVKSLIDQEVKNGIPSNRIILGGFSQGGALSLYTALTTQQKLAGVIALSCWLPLRDSFPQGPITGTNKDISILQCHGDCDPLVPLMFGSVTTEKLKTLVNPANVAFKTYGGLMHSSCHQEMMDIKQFIDKVLPSVD